One part of the Tunicatimonas pelagia genome encodes these proteins:
- a CDS encoding DUF1223 domain-containing protein yields MKYSFSFTVVLLLVLGFTFLLVAWISPSRNLTPAYESPGFAVVELFTSQGCSSCPPADALLSDIAQKAEQQNLPIHVLSFHVDYWNRLGWKDPYSQPDFSARQRQYTQTWQNTQMYTPQMTINGNSGFVGSRQQQAWRDINSTLKQPAHASVVLQATTTKEQATVAYQVLGDYQGKDLQIALVEKHIQTSVRRGENGGKMLHHTHVVREFSRQSLSSSAQGKARLRLPPDLQPANALIIAYVQDRANLKISGATSVALTNI; encoded by the coding sequence ATGAAATATTCGTTTTCTTTTACTGTGGTGCTCTTGCTGGTGCTAGGATTCACCTTCTTGCTAGTTGCCTGGATTTCTCCTTCCCGTAATCTTACCCCAGCTTACGAATCGCCCGGGTTTGCGGTGGTGGAGCTATTTACTTCTCAGGGTTGCTCTAGTTGCCCTCCCGCAGATGCACTGCTCAGCGATATTGCCCAAAAGGCCGAACAGCAAAATTTACCGATACACGTGCTATCCTTTCACGTGGACTACTGGAACCGCCTGGGGTGGAAAGACCCGTATAGTCAGCCCGACTTTAGCGCACGCCAACGGCAATACACTCAAACTTGGCAAAATACCCAAATGTACACTCCCCAAATGACCATAAACGGTAATTCAGGATTTGTGGGCTCTCGTCAACAACAAGCTTGGCGAGACATCAATAGTACGTTAAAACAACCTGCCCATGCTTCTGTAGTGCTGCAAGCAACTACCACCAAAGAACAAGCTACTGTAGCGTATCAGGTACTCGGTGATTATCAGGGAAAAGATTTACAGATTGCCTTAGTAGAAAAGCATATTCAGACATCGGTGAGGCGAGGAGAAAACGGCGGTAAGATGTTGCATCACACCCACGTAGTTCGGGAGTTTAGCCGTCAGTCATTAAGCAGTTCTGCCCAAGGAAAAGCCAGGCTGCGCTTGCCACCTGACCTTCAACCAGCCAACGCACTAATTATTGCCTACGTACAAGACCGTGCCAACCTAAAGATTAGCGGAGCTACATCGGTGGCCCTGACCAATATTTGA
- a CDS encoding XRE family transcriptional regulator, producing the protein MNDAPLLPLRRIRKERNLSQETVATFLNIKTTTYSKIERGIIQITLSRLYELAEVFRLSPYELLSYEDADTLSTAVDISNITYVPVHAQAGFLDHFVDQRTPPEGISFSIPTFSEKDLYMISVEGDSMYPTLIPGAYIIIKEVKDHYLLQWGEPHLIVTTDGRVVKRVLKHSDASLLTLYSDNDLYQPYEIQRESILSLWKVIGMVSKSFTPQRSSPSRYPN; encoded by the coding sequence ATGAATGATGCTCCTCTACTTCCTCTACGCCGTATCCGTAAAGAGCGCAACCTGAGCCAAGAAACGGTGGCTACTTTCTTAAATATCAAAACCACTACATACAGTAAAATTGAGCGGGGTATCATTCAAATTACCTTATCTCGGTTGTACGAACTGGCCGAAGTATTTCGCTTATCGCCCTACGAATTACTTAGCTACGAGGATGCCGATACGCTTTCAACTGCCGTCGATATTTCCAATATCACCTATGTGCCCGTTCACGCTCAAGCTGGTTTTCTGGATCACTTCGTAGATCAGCGTACCCCACCCGAAGGTATCTCGTTCAGCATTCCTACTTTTTCCGAAAAAGATTTGTATATGATTAGTGTGGAGGGCGATAGTATGTACCCTACCCTAATTCCGGGGGCGTACATTATTATCAAAGAGGTGAAAGATCACTATCTGTTGCAGTGGGGCGAGCCTCACCTGATTGTTACCACCGATGGACGGGTAGTAAAACGCGTACTCAAACACTCCGATGCTTCGCTACTCACGCTCTATTCGGATAATGACCTGTATCAGCCCTACGAGATTCAGCGGGAGAGTATTCTTTCGCTGTGGAA